The sequence ACCTAAAACCAAACCAATGAAAACTTTGTGAATTAATTTCAAGTTTTTCATCTTTACCCCCTAGATAAATTTATTTTAATTTTTAAGTTGCTGTGATTTTCAATTTTTTATTGAAAAAATACTTAAGTATACACAGATATATTAAAAATAACCTAATGAATTTTAACATAATCCATTAATTTCGTCAATAAAAGTTTTTAATAATTATTAATGATTTTTATATTAAGTAAAAAAATAAAAAATATGAATGTAATTAAAAAAATGCTTGTATTTTTTTTCTCTCAATGATATCATAATGAATATAAATTTTTATGACTAAAAATTGGAGGTGTGTTATTTATGAAAAAGTTTTATCAATTTAATAAAAATATAAATAATACATCTTTATCACATTGGTGGAGTTCTTAAGCAGAGTTTGTAATCTTTTAAAGATACAGACTCATTTTATGTTTAAGAAATAAAAATAAGATGAATGTGTATTTAGAGGAGTAGAAATTTATAAAAATAGTTTGTAATCCACAGATACATCTGTGGATTTTTTTATTTGGAGGTGTGTTGTTTTGAAAGAGAAAAGAGAAAAGTTCAGTAACAGAATAGGGTTTATTTTATCATGTGTAGGAGCAGCAATAGGACTGGGAAATATTTGGCTTTTTTCTTGGAAACTTGGAACATTTGGTGGAGGAGCTTTTCTTATTCCTTATTTTATATTTGTAATATTATTTTCATTTGTAGGATTGATTTCAGAAATATCATTTGGAAGAATGATGAAAAAAGGAGTTCTTGGTGTAGGGGAACTTATGAAAAAGAAAAATATACCTTTTAGTTCAGTTATATCTTGGGTGCCAGTTATTTCTGTTTCAGGAATATTTACTTTTTATGTAATTGTTTTTGGATGGGTAATAAAATATTTTATAATGTATCTTACAACAGATATGAATAGCATTAATTATGGTGAATATTTTAATAATTTTGCAGGGAGTAGCAGTTCTATAGTATGGCATATAACAGCAGCAATTTTAAGTATAGTTGTAATATCTTTTGGTGTTGTAAAAGGAATAGAGAAACTTAATAAAATTATTATGCCTCTTATGTTTATGATATTTATAGGTTTAGTATTTAAATCACTTTCTCTTCCAGGAGCAGCAGAAGGAGTAAAATACCTTTTAGTTCCAAGATGGGAGTTGCTTGCAAAACCTGTTACATGGATTATGGCCTTAGGGCAGGCATTTTTTACTGTAGGGTTAAGTGGATCAGCTCTTCTTGTATATGGAAGTTATTTAGATAAAGATATTGATATTCCAGCTAGTGTTTTTCATACATGTATATTAGATACTTGCGCAGCCTTACTTGCTGGGTTTATAATAATACCAGCAGCATTTGCTTTTGGATTTAAACCAGATGCAGGACCAAGTCTTTTATTTATAACACTGCCTGCTGTTTTTTCACAAATGACAGGAGGAAAGATTTTAGGAACGGTATTTTTCTTAAGTATAATATTTGCAGCTGTCTCTTCTGCTGTAAATCAATTAGAAGTTCCTGTAGAAGCTATAATGGAAAAATTTAATCTTTCAAGGAAGAAGGCAAGCTTTATTGTAGGAAGCGTTTTATTATTAATAGGTATACCTCTTGATATTAATATGAATCTTTTTGGGAAATTTGCAGATATAATGTCTGTATATATGATTCCCTTAGGAGCAGTATTTGTACTTGGATTTTATTTCTTTTTTGTAGGAAAAGAAAAAGTTATAAATGAAATTAATGAAGGATCTAAATATAAAATAGGAGCTTTTGTATTAAATGTAGGAAAATATATTTTCACTCCTGGCGTAATTATAATACTTATATTAGGATTTTGTTATGGAAGTATAGGATAGATTATTTTATTTTGCTAGATTGGAGGTAAAATGGGACTAAATAGGAAAGATATAGATTTATTAGAAGAAATAAATGGAAAAATTTTACCTTTAAAATACTTTGCAGAAAAATATTCTGTAAGTGAAAGGAATATAAGATACAGTATTGATAATATAAATTTTTATCTTAGAAAAGAAAATCTTGATGAGATAGAAATAAAAAAAGGAAGCCTTGTTTTTAGTACAGATGAAAAAAATCTTAACTTTCTTATTAAAAATCTTGATATGGTTACTTACACTTTTTCTCAGGAAGAAAGAGAAAGTTATATTCTTACTAAATATCTTTTTGAAGAAAATGTTACTTTGAAAGAGATAGAGTTGTTTTTAAATGTAAGCAGAACAACAATAAAAAAAGATTTAAAAAATGTTGAAAAGCAAATCTCATATTTTGAACTTTATTTTTTAAGAGATGGCAATAAAATAGAGATATCAGGAAATGAGAAAAAATTAAGACACTTAAAACTTTTAAAATTATTAGACTATATTGAAGTAAAGGATAAAGAAATTTTCATATTTTCTAAAAAATATCTTAATGAAAAAATTGAGAGTCAAATAATAGAAAAATATATAAATAAATATTATGAGAAAAATATACCTGAATCAATATATGAAATAGAAGAAAAGTTTGGTACAGAATTTCCTGAACAGTTTAAAAATATCATAACTTTGTATCTTACAGTAACTATTGAAAGAATGTCAAATAAATATATTATAAATAGGAAAATAAATAGTGAATTTTTAAAAACCTTAGATGAGTATAAAATTATTCAGAAAGTTCTTGATAAAATTATTGATATAAAACTTGAATATGAAATGTTGCATCTTTTAGAATATTTTTTAAGTGGTCAGTATGTAAACTATTTCTATGAAAATTTTTTTATTGCAGAAAAGTTTATTAATAGATTATTGAGAGCTCTTGAAAAAGATATGAATAAAAAATTTTCAACGAGCAGAGAACTTACAGAAAAACTTCTTAAATATTTAATTCCTGCTATTTATAGAATAAAAAATAATTTTAAATTATATAAGAATTTAGAAGCAAGAAAAATAAAAATAGATGAAAAGATATTTGAAAAAGTGAAAAAGGCTGTTTCAGAAAATAATAAATATCTTTTAGAACCCTTAAGAGATGAAGAAACAGTATATATAGCAGAATGTATTGAATCTTATCTTCATTATGATAATATAAAAAAAATTTCTTTAAAAGAATTGACAGAAATAATTAAGAAAAATTCACTTGAAGCGAATATGGAAAATATAACAGAAGAAATAAGAGAGAAATTTGATATTCTTATAGAAGATGATATAAATTGTAAAAATGAAAATATTTTGCCTGAACTTTTAAAAATAAATAGAATATATTTGACAGAAGAAGAATTAAAATTTACAGAAGCAGTTAAAATTGGGATAAATCTTCTTGTAAAAGATGGCTGTGCAAAAGACAGAATGTTTGTAAAATTAAAAGATTTGGCAGGAAATTATGGAAGATATATGTTCATAGAGAAAGGGATACTTTTTTGCTACAATACAGATAATGAAGATTATTTAAAAGAAGGTCTTTCAGTAGTAATTTCTAAAAATGGAATAAAAGTGGAAGAAGGAGAAAAAGGATATGTTTTATTTGTTTTGTCAATAAAAAATAAAAGAGAATATTTAAAAATAATTTCAGAGTTGATGGATTTATCTGAGAAAAAAATTTTTTTAAAAAATCTTATTATAGCTGAAAGTAATGATGAAGCATTGGAAATAATATTAAAATCAATATAGAGATACAAAAACAGTTAAACTTTTTTTCAAAAAAATATGAAAAAGTATGTATATTAACATTACATTTTGAATATTATATAATAATATCAAGTTAAAATAATATATGTAATGGAGGGATATACATGGCGAAAAAAGTTAGCTTTTGGGAGTTTTTCCAAGGATTAGGAAAAACATTTGTACTGCCTGTGTCTTTACTGGCAGCTTGTGGTATTATGTTAGGAGTAGGAAGTTCTTTTGCAAGTTCTGTTACAGCAGAAATTCTTCCGTTTTTAAAAAATCCTATATTAAATGCCTTCTTTAATTTTATGGCAACAATAGGTTCATTTGCATTTTCAAATCTTCCTGTAATGTTTGCAATAGCAATTCCTTTAGGACTTGCAAAAGAAGACAAAGGAGTTGCAGCTTTTTCTGGATATGTAGGATTTACAATATCTCATCTTGCTGTAAACTTTTTATTAAAAACTACAGGAACTTTAGCTTCTCCTGAAAATATGAAAGAAGCAGGACAAGCTATGGTTATGGGAATTCAAAGTATTGATACAGGAGTTATTGGAGGACTTATAATAGGTATTATTGTATATAAAATACATGAAAAATACCGTACAATTTCTCTTCCAGATTTCTTAGGATTCTGGACAGGTTCAAGATTTGTTCCTTTAGCAACAGCAGTTATTGTTGGTGTGGTAAGTCTTTTAATTCCTTTTATATGGCCTTTCTTCAACCGTATGATAATAGGAATAGGACATGTTATTAGTAAGTCAGGGCCATTTGGACCATTCCTTTTTGGTGCAGGAGAAGGACTTTTAAGACCGTTTGGATTACATCATATTCTTGTTGCAATGATTAGATTTACATCAGCAGGTGGAGATGCAGTTGTAAATGGAGAAACAGTTTCAGGTGCTCTTACAATATTCTATAAACAATTTGCAAATGGAATATTTGATCCAAATGTAACTAAGTTTTTATCACAAGGAAAAATGCCAGTATACATGTTTGGTCTTCCAGCAGCAGCTCTTGCAATGTACACTACAGCAAGACCTGAGAATAAAAGAAAAATAAAAGGACTTTTAATATCAGGAGTAGTTGCTTGTGCAGTTGGTGGAATAACAGAACCACTTGAATTTATATTCTTATTCCTTGCTCCAGCTCTTTACTTATTCCATTGTATTATGGTTGGACTTGGATTTATGGTAATGGGAATTTTAAAAGTAGCTATAGGTAATACAGATGGAAATATAATAGATTTCTTAGTATTCGGAGTTTTACAAGGAACAAAAACAAAATGGTATTTAGTAATAGCAGTTGGAATTGTATGGTTTATAATATACTATTTTGTATTTAAATGGGCAATAACTAAATTTAACTTAAAAACTCCTGGAAGAGAAGTAATGGCTGAAGGAAAAGATGCTAAACTTGGAGGATATGACGAAGAAAAACTTCTTAAAGCATTAGGAGGAAAAGACAATATTGTTTCTCTTGACAACTGTTTAACAAGATTAAGATTAGTTGTAAAAGATATGTCATTAGTAGATGAAAAAGAAATTAAAGATACTGGTGCAGTTGCAGTTGTAAAACTTGATAAAACAAATCTTCAAGTAATAATAGGACCTCAAGTTAATGTTGTTAAAAATAAATTAGAAAAACTAATGAGTAAAATGTAATAAGGTGAGAATATGAATTTTGATGATATAAAAGACAGAAGAGGGACATACTGTACACAGTGGGATTATATAAAAGATAGGTTTGGAAAAGAAGATCTTCTTCCTTTTACAATATCAGATATGGATTTAGAATCTCCAGATGAGATAGCTGAGGCTCTTATAAAAAGAATCAACCATAAAATATTTGGATACAGCAGATGGAATCATGATGATTTTAAAAATGCTGTAACAGGATGGTATGAAAAAAGATTTAATTATATTCCTGATAAAGAGTGGATAGTTTATAGTCCAAGTGTAATTTATTCTGTATCTAAATTCATAGAGATGAAGACAGAAAAAGGTGATGGAGTTCTTATAAATACTCCTGGATATGATGGATTTTTCAAAATGATAGAAGGAAATGAAAGAAAACTAATATCTTCTCCTTTAAAAAATGTAAATGGAAGATATGAAGTTGATTTTGAAGATTTTGAAAAAAAATGTGACGAAGCTAAAGTATTTCTTTTATGCAGTCCTCATAATCCTGTAGGAAAAGTATGGACTGAAGAAGAACTGAAAAAAATGATTGATATATGCAGAAAAAAGAATGTTTTTATAATATCTGATGAGATTCATATGGATATAGTTTATAATGGTAAACATATTCCAATACTTTCTCTTGGAGGTGAGTATCTTGAGAATATGATTCTATGTACTTCTGCTTCAAAAACATTTAATATTCCAGCATTTACAGGTTCTTATCTTTTTATTCCATCTGAAAAAGATAGAGAAGAGTTTTTAAGAATTTTAAAAAATAGAGATGCTCTTTCTTCACCATCTATATTAGCTGTCATTGCAACTATTACAGCATATAATAAATGTGAATACTGGGTTGACGAGCTTGTAAAATATACTGAAAATAATATTAGATTTACAAAAGAGTATCTTCAGAAAAATATTCCTGAATTAAAATGTGAAGTTCCTCAAGGTTCATACTTTGCATGGATTGATTTTTCAGAACTTGATTTGCCAAGTGAGGAATTCCAGAGATATTTGATAGATATAGGTAAAGTTGCTGTTATGCCAGGTCTTACTTATGGAGAAGAAGGAAGATACTTCTTAAGATTTAATGTGGCATGCTCAATAAAAAAAGTTCAAGATGGGCTTGAAAGAATTTTAAAAGCAGTAGAGCATATAAGAAATTTAAAAAATATTTAATGGGAATTTAGAAAGAGACCGACTGAAAATCAGTCGGTCTCCTTTTAATATAATATAAAAAATGTTAAGGGCATATTAATTAATATAAAAGATATCTTTTATAGGAGAGTTATAACATTTTAAAAATGAAAAGTCAATAAAAAATTTTAACTTCTATTATTAAAGTCCTATAAAAAATAAATATATTTAAAATAGTTTATTCTAAAAAACTATATTTTATGATATGATTATTATAAAGTATATATGAAAAGTTATAATGAGGAGAATGAATATGAAAAAAGGTTTTTTATTTATGTTTTTTATTTCTCAAATTATTTTCGCTAAAACAGCCAGCTGGTATGGAAAAGGATTTGAAGGAAAACCTACAGCCAGTGGTTATATTTATAGTTCTAAACAGCTGACATGTACATCTAATAGTTATCCCTTTGGCACAGTTTTAAAGGTTACAAATAAAGAAAATAATAAATCAGTTATAGTTGTAGTGACAGACAGAGGATCTTTCAGTAAGAAATATGGAAGAGATATTGATTTAAGCAAAAGAGCATTTGATGAAATAGCAGATATAGGAGAAGGGCTTATAAAAGTAGATATTGAAGTAGTTAATAAGAATCATACATTTAAATATAAGCATGGTAATCCTAAGTTTACAAAAAAAGAGTATAAAAAATTTTTGAAATAAAAATATAAACGGAACTTGATATTTTTTCAGTTCCGTTTAGTTTTATATTATAAAAATTTTTCTACGGCCATTTTGGCTATCGTAATAAGTGAAACAATAAGGAAAAATGGTCTTATAAATTTTGATCCTTTTTTTATTGCATATTTTGCTCCACATTGAGCTCCTATATACATTACAACTCCAACAAGAATAGAATAAAGATATGAAACATTTCCATAATATATAAATGCTACAAGTCCTGCAAGGTTTGCTATAAGATTAAGAACTTTTGCATTTCCAGAAGCTCTTATAAAATCAAATTTATAAACTTTTAATAGTCCAAATAAAAGAAATGAACCTCCTCCTGGCCCAAAGAAACCTATATAAAAACATACAATAAAAGACATAATACTTCCAAAAATTGTATTTTTTAATGTTGCTCCTTGAAACTCATCTTTTATTCCCATATTTTTATTTGCAAAAGTATAAATAATAACAGCAAGCAACATTATAAAAATAAGAGGTTCAAGTATTTCCTCACTAGTATTAGATACTACACAAGCTCCTAAAACAGCTCCGATAGCCCCTAAAATCATAGGATATTTCATAAGAGAAAAATTAATTTTTCCTGATGTGAAATATTTCACAGCACTTCCTAAAGTTGAAAAACTTGCAGCCATTTTATTTGATCCCATTGCAACATGTATGGGAAGTCCTGAAGCAACAAAGGCAGGAACACTTATAAGCCCTCCTCCACCTGCTATTGCATCTATAAAAGATGCTGCAAAGCAGGCAGCAGACAAAAATAAAAATGTCTGTAAATTAAATTCACTAAAAAAAACATCAAACATTTAATAACTCATCCCCTGTTCAAAACTTAATTTATTTTTTTCCTATTTTTCTTGCTCTGTAAAAAGAAGATGTACTTATGATATTAGGTACATCTATATATGTGTTTTCTTGTCTAAATTTCCCCATATATATTGTATTTTCTAAAATATATTTTATGGAGCTGTAAGAAAGGGCAATATTAAAGATTTTTTTTAAATCATTAGATATACTTCTGTATGACTGACCAGTGATTCTTTCATGAAAAATAAATTGAATAATAGGTCTTTCATCTTCGTTTATTACAATATTTTCTCCATCACTTTTATATCCTATTGGAATATTTCCAGAAGTATGCAGTTTTTTACTGAGCTTATTTTTTTTACCAGAATTTGTTCTCATATTTATCATCTTTTTTTCAAAAGATGCAAAAGCAACTATTATATCTTTCATTAGTCCACCATTTGGTGTATCTTCAAATTTTTGTTCTGAAGATATTATAGAACATTTGACTCTTGTTAATTCAAATTCAAGATATCCAAGAAGCATAGTATTTCTAGCAACCCTGTCAAGTTTTTGTGCTATAAGGTAATCAACAGGTTTATTTGTTTTTGATAAAGATTTTATTTGTTCAATTGCCTGAGCAAGTCCTTCTCTTTTATCTAAGCTTTCAGCCCCACTTATTCCTTCATCAGAAAATATATTTATAAGTTCAATATTATTTTCTTTGCAATATTTCCTAATTGATTTTTCTTGAATTTCCAGCCCCTGTCCTTCTTTTACTTGCCGTTCACTGGAAACTCTTATATAACCAACAGCATATTTCATAAATTCATACACATCCTCTTTGCAGTATATGCATATTATACGATATTTATTTTTAAAATGTAAGTATTTTTAAAATAGAAATAAAATTTATACACACTTTTTATGAAAAAATAAGTTGACATTACACACTTATTGGAGTATAAATATATTGTACAATAAAATTTCTATTTTTAAATACAAACTGAGGAGGAGACAATGGAAGGAAAGAAAAAAGAACTAAAAAGTAAGAAATTTAGAAAAAATGTAATGCTTGAAGTAGATAAAGATAAAGATGTTAAAAATCTTGCTAAGCAAAGAGGAGAAAAAGAATCTACAATAATCAATGAAGCTTTAGGAGAATATTTTTCAAAAAGAATGTCTACTAAATTTATAGCATTTCTTAATCAAAAAGGAGGAGTTGGAAAATCTACTTCTGCTCAAAGTGTTTCTATAGGACTTGCTAAATTAAATAAAAGAGTTCTTGCTATTGATGTTGACCCTCAGGGAAACTTTACTAAAGGTTTGGGAGCTTATGAACCTGAAATGCCAAGTGTGTATGAAATGCTTAAGGGAGAAATTTCTCCAGAAGAAGCTATAATTTCAAGAGAAGGTATTGATATTATTCCAGCAGACCTTAGATTATCACAATTTGAATATCTTGAATTACCAGGAAAAGAATTTTTATTAAAAAATAGATTATCACAATTTGATTTTACAAAATATGATTATGTTGTATTTGACTGTGCCCCAAGTTTTGGAAAATTAAATTTAGGTGTTCTTGCTATGGTTCATTCTATTTATGTTCCTATTCAGACAGAATATTATGCAATGGAAGGTGTAACTCAGCTTATACAGACAATTGAAATGGGAAGAAATCTTTTAATGAATAAAGAGCTTACTCTAAAAGGTGTGTTTGCTACAATGTATGATAACAGAAGAAATCTAGATAAAGCAGCGCTAGATAAGATAGCTGAATTTTTCGGAGATAAACTTATGAATACAAAAATAAGAAGAAATATAAAACTTGCTGAAGCACCAGCAAGACATGAATCAATTTTTGCATATGATCCTGCATCTAATGGTGCAAAAGATTATATTAATCTGACTAAAGAAATAATAGCCAGAGAGGAGAATGACAATGAGCAGTAAAAAAAATGATTTTTTTAAAGATATGTCAATAGATCAGTATAAAAATCTTGGAGCAAAAGTATCAGAAAATGTAGAGATGATGACTGGTAATCCATTTGGAAACAGCAGTGTAAAAATGGAAAATATTCCTGGTGCTTCTCTTGTAAATTTTACAAAAGATATTTTAGATAACATAGATTTAAGTGATAAAAAATATATTTTAAGAGAAAAGAATTTTGAAGAATTAAAAGATGATGAAGGAATAGAAGGACTTTCTTCAAGCATTTATGAAGTTGGACTTATAAATCCTGTTTATATCCAAAAAAAAGAAAATGGAAAATATAGAATAATTTCAGGATACAGAAGAACAGCTGCAATCAAAACTGGTTATATTAATTATGGAGATGATTACTCTTTTGATGGAAAAGTTGTTATTATTCCTGAAAATTATTCAGCAGACGATCTTGAAGTATTTCAGATTAATGAAAATACACATAGAGAAGATTTATCTATTCTTGAACTTGCCTACAGATTCCATGTTGCCAGTGAAAAAAGAAAAGTTACAATAGAAGAGCTTGGAGATGAATACAATATGAGCTCAAGACAGGTAAAAAGAATAAAAGGAAGTCTTAATTATCCTGTTCCTGTAAAAAGATATATAAATGAACTAAAGCTTACAAAGGCTGAAGAGATAAATAAACTTATAAAAGCTTTAAATCTTCCTGAAGAAAAAATGGAAGAGTATATTTTAAAAGTAAAAGATTTTTCCCGTGATGAAATGAGAGCAGAATTAAAAAGAATCAAGGCAAATGAGGAAAAACCTCTTATTGATGTAAAGTATGGAATAAAATTTTCAAGTATTAAGATTAATGAAAGCCTTACAGAAGAGCAACTTAAAGAAATAACAGAAATGATAGCAGAGCAAATAAATAAATTTAAAAAATAAAAATATATTTATATCTAATGAATTTAGTAGTTTATAAAATAAAATGATTTATATATGTATAGAAATAAAGAGTGTGAATTAAAATCACACTCTTTTTCATTTATAGAATATATTTGAAAAAAATACCATTTTAGTGTAAGATATAAGAACTAAAATTATATTTAAAATGTATACTATTAGAAAAAGGAATTTGAATTATGAAAGTAATAAAAATTAAAAAGTTAGAAAGAAAAAAGATTGAAAAAAATATTTTTATGTTTTTGGTTTTATTTATTTTTTTTCTGTTTACAATAATAAGTTATGGAAGTCAGAAAGATTTAAAAAATCAAGCTGATAACTTTCTCTCTGCTTCAAAAACAATAACTAAAGTAAAATATGATAAAATTGTTGTAAATAGTCTTGATGATATTTATAAGGAAAGAGATGGTTTATTTGTATTTTCAGATATTAATATTGATTTAAGAAATCTTTCTCCTGTTAAAAGAAAAGATGTTTTTATAAAGCTTCTTCTGCCTTCTATAGAAGTAGTACAACAAGAAGTTCTTAACAATAGAGAAATTGTAAAAAAATTAAAAATTAAAAAAGAACTTACAGAAAATGAAAAACAGTATGCAGAAAAACTTTTTAAAAAATATAAAACAGAATATGGAAAGTGGGAGGAACTAGAATCTAAAATGATAGTATACCCAGCCTCTCTTATTTTAACACAAGGAGCTATAGAAAGTGCTTGGGGGACTTCAAGATTTTTCAGAGAAGGAAATAATGCTTTTGGAGTCTGGTCTACAAATCCTAATGAACCAAGGATAGCTGCCAAAGGATCAAGGGGTGATTTTACTCCTCATCTAAAAAAATATGATACATTAAAAGATACTGTTGAAGATATAACACTTATTATTTCCCGTTCATCTGCTTATTCAAATGCAAGAAAAATGATATGGGAAGGAAAATCACCTTATGAAATTGCAGGAGGGCTTCTTAAATATTCAGAAGAAGGACATGAATATGTAAAAAAAGTAAGAAGTACTTTAAAATATAATAATTTTCAAAAATATGATGAAATTTTTTAAAATTATTTCCAAAATAAAATCAGAGTAAAAAAGATGCTCTGATTTTTTATTGTTTTATATAAATTTTAACTTAATATACTAAAATAAAAGTCCAAGATAATAAATATATGAATTTTCTATATGTTTTTTAAATGCTTCTGCAGCTTCTGCTTTTTTTCCTGAAAGAATAAAATCTATTACTTGAATATGTTCATCATTAGAATCACTTATTCTTTTATTCAATTTTTTATCAAAAGAAAGTTTTCTTACTCTTACTACATGTTCAAAAGTAGTAACCATCATTGACTGAACAAAAATATTATCTACAGAATTTAAAATATAAAGGTGAAAATCATTATCTAATTTATCTTTCTCTTCTTGAGGAAGAGTATTGTAGTTAACAAATCTTTCTCTAAAAATATTAAGTTTAATTGACGAAAGATTATTAAATGCCATTTCAAGAATAGCTGGCTCAAAACATTTCCTAGCTTCAAAAATATTATTAAGCATATTTTCATCAACTTTTGTTACAAAAATTCCTTTCCGAGGCAGATTTGACACCCACATTTCAGCTTCAAGACGAGCTAATGCTTCTCTTATTGGAGTTCTGCTTACATTAAGAAGTTCACTTAATTTTTTTTCTTCCAAGTAATCTCCAGGCATAAATTCAAGATTAATTATTTTATTTTTAATAAGCTCATAAGCTTTTTCTTTTAGATTTACATAATTACTCATAGTATTCTCCTTTTAAAGTATATTCTTATATACATAAGTATACACTATAAAACAGAAACTATCAAATAAAACTCTTCTTGTCATAAAATAAAAATACTATTTACTCATAGTATA is a genomic window of Fusobacterium perfoetens containing:
- a CDS encoding glucosaminidase domain-containing protein, which codes for MKVIKIKKLERKKIEKNIFMFLVLFIFFLFTIISYGSQKDLKNQADNFLSASKTITKVKYDKIVVNSLDDIYKERDGLFVFSDINIDLRNLSPVKRKDVFIKLLLPSIEVVQQEVLNNREIVKKLKIKKELTENEKQYAEKLFKKYKTEYGKWEELESKMIVYPASLILTQGAIESAWGTSRFFREGNNAFGVWSTNPNEPRIAAKGSRGDFTPHLKKYDTLKDTVEDITLIISRSSAYSNARKMIWEGKSPYEIAGGLLKYSEEGHEYVKKVRSTLKYNNFQKYDEIF
- a CDS encoding ParA family protein, with protein sequence MEGKKKELKSKKFRKNVMLEVDKDKDVKNLAKQRGEKESTIINEALGEYFSKRMSTKFIAFLNQKGGVGKSTSAQSVSIGLAKLNKRVLAIDVDPQGNFTKGLGAYEPEMPSVYEMLKGEISPEEAIISREGIDIIPADLRLSQFEYLELPGKEFLLKNRLSQFDFTKYDYVVFDCAPSFGKLNLGVLAMVHSIYVPIQTEYYAMEGVTQLIQTIEMGRNLLMNKELTLKGVFATMYDNRRNLDKAALDKIAEFFGDKLMNTKIRRNIKLAEAPARHESIFAYDPASNGAKDYINLTKEIIAREENDNEQ
- a CDS encoding GntR family transcriptional regulator; the encoded protein is MSNYVNLKEKAYELIKNKIINLEFMPGDYLEEKKLSELLNVSRTPIREALARLEAEMWVSNLPRKGIFVTKVDENMLNNIFEARKCFEPAILEMAFNNLSSIKLNIFRERFVNYNTLPQEEKDKLDNDFHLYILNSVDNIFVQSMMVTTFEHVVRVRKLSFDKKLNKRISDSNDEHIQVIDFILSGKKAEAAEAFKKHIENSYIYYLGLLF
- a CDS encoding ParB/RepB/Spo0J family partition protein — encoded protein: MSSKKNDFFKDMSIDQYKNLGAKVSENVEMMTGNPFGNSSVKMENIPGASLVNFTKDILDNIDLSDKKYILREKNFEELKDDEGIEGLSSSIYEVGLINPVYIQKKENGKYRIISGYRRTAAIKTGYINYGDDYSFDGKVVIIPENYSADDLEVFQINENTHREDLSILELAYRFHVASEKRKVTIEELGDEYNMSSRQVKRIKGSLNYPVPVKRYINELKLTKAEEINKLIKALNLPEEKMEEYILKVKDFSRDEMRAELKRIKANEEKPLIDVKYGIKFSSIKINESLTEEQLKEITEMIAEQINKFKK